In the Deinococcus ficus genome, one interval contains:
- the apaG gene encoding Co2+/Mg2+ efflux protein ApaG yields MSRVPPGLPDDPAAPDVRVSVQVQHLPQHSVPGRQLFTYVIVIENHADDTWQVMARQWSITDGAGRVTEVEGEGVVGEQPIIPAGGSFTYDSFVTVEATPGRMRGWYTLRNAWGQGARVPIPEFLLDVPGQRVLN; encoded by the coding sequence ATGTCCCGCGTTCCGCCCGGCCTTCCAGACGACCCCGCCGCGCCGGACGTGCGGGTGAGCGTGCAGGTGCAGCACCTGCCGCAGCACAGCGTTCCAGGCCGGCAGCTGTTCACGTACGTGATCGTGATCGAGAACCACGCCGACGACACCTGGCAGGTCATGGCGCGCCAATGGTCCATCACGGACGGCGCGGGCCGCGTGACGGAGGTCGAGGGTGAGGGCGTGGTGGGTGAGCAGCCCATCATTCCGGCCGGGGGAAGTTTCACGTACGACTCGTTCGTGACGGTGGAGGCCACGCCGGGCCGCATGCGGGGCTGGTACACGCTGCGCAACGCCTGGGGGCAGGGCGCGCGGGTGCCGATTCCGGAGTTCCTGCTGGACGTGCCGGGCCAGCGGGTCCTGAACTGA
- a CDS encoding flavin reductase family protein — protein sequence MLTESDLSAFLASPVPVVAVTARHAGVRNAMAAGWSMPLSMTPPLYGVQVGKERGTHPLITGSGEFGVNFLPLARARTVHGAGSFHLYDGVDKYARVPLTEHPDAPLALAEAFLHYTCRVVNVVETGDHDLFVGEVVRVLRDPEFYDAQGVFRGSAALHNGRGLYVGSGQERLAFPKDRY from the coding sequence ATGCTGACCGAGTCTGATCTGAGTGCGTTTCTGGCCTCGCCCGTGCCGGTGGTGGCGGTCACCGCCCGGCACGCGGGCGTGCGCAATGCGATGGCGGCGGGCTGGAGCATGCCGCTGAGCATGACCCCGCCCCTGTACGGCGTTCAGGTGGGCAAGGAGCGTGGCACCCACCCGCTGATCACGGGGAGTGGGGAGTTCGGCGTGAACTTCCTGCCGCTGGCGCGCGCCCGGACGGTGCATGGCGCCGGGTCCTTTCACCTGTACGACGGGGTGGACAAGTACGCCCGCGTGCCGCTGACCGAGCATCCGGACGCGCCGCTGGCGCTGGCGGAGGCGTTCCTGCACTACACCTGCCGGGTGGTGAACGTGGTGGAGACCGGCGACCATGACCTGTTCGTGGGCGAGGTGGTGCGGGTGCTCCGGGACCCGGAATTCTACGATGCGCAGGGGGTGTTCCGCGGGTCCGCGGCGCTGCACAACGGGCGGGGCCTGTACGTGGGCAGCGGGCAGGAACGGCTGGCCTTCCCGAAAGACCGTTACTGA
- the mutL gene encoding DNA mismatch repair endonuclease MutL: MTIHVLPAHVARLIAAGEVVSRPLDVVRELVENALDAGATRLEIDLDGGGLTLIRVRDNGAGIPAGAAALAPVRHATSKLAPDVQAVDHVTTLGFRGEALWAAAQAGDLHLVTRPAAQVGATEVHAQGETVTVRRASAPAGTTVTVRHLFAALPARRRTQAPAPTEVREVTALVSRYVLHHPELHWRLVVDGEARLTHAPADHRGAVASVYGSLNANRVLPVDAPGVTGVVSRPELTRARRDRMHLSVNGRPILAPPELEKAVIDAYAELLPAGAAPLCVLNLTVNPEDHNPNVHPAKQVVALADLPALTGRVRDAVAQALAAHPLARHAPAPLPVTDPAHAPQHPAFPALELLGLYQDLYLLAQAEGDLWIVDAHAAHERALFEQFTRDLGSASPHELPEPELLHLTPAQTARLHERDAELRAWGLTIEAFGAGLARLRTLPATLAPLPVPRLHELIVEAALGDHPDPRRDVLGRLACAPALKAGEITLTAGRGILAALNACEQPWSCPHGRPTVLRLSERDLAHAFGRRGVRDVARGRDETARAAVVAAAGRTQ, from the coding sequence ATGACCATTCACGTCCTCCCCGCCCACGTCGCGCGGCTGATCGCGGCGGGCGAGGTCGTGTCCCGCCCGCTGGACGTCGTGCGGGAACTCGTGGAGAACGCCCTGGACGCCGGCGCCACCCGCCTGGAGATCGACCTGGACGGCGGCGGCCTGACCCTGATCCGCGTGCGCGACAACGGCGCCGGCATTCCCGCCGGGGCGGCCGCGCTGGCCCCCGTGCGGCACGCCACCAGCAAACTTGCCCCGGACGTGCAGGCCGTGGACCACGTGACCACCCTGGGCTTCCGCGGCGAGGCGCTGTGGGCCGCGGCGCAGGCCGGCGACCTGCACCTCGTCACCCGCCCCGCCGCGCAGGTGGGCGCCACCGAGGTGCACGCCCAGGGGGAGACGGTGACGGTGCGCCGCGCGTCCGCGCCGGCCGGCACCACCGTGACCGTCCGGCACCTGTTCGCGGCACTTCCCGCCCGGCGGCGCACGCAGGCCCCCGCCCCCACCGAGGTTCGCGAGGTCACGGCGCTGGTGTCCCGGTACGTGCTGCACCACCCCGAACTTCACTGGCGGCTGGTGGTGGACGGCGAGGCGCGCCTCACGCACGCGCCCGCCGATCACCGCGGCGCGGTCGCCAGCGTGTACGGCTCCCTGAACGCCAACCGCGTGCTGCCCGTGGACGCCCCCGGCGTGACCGGCGTCGTGTCCCGCCCTGAACTCACCCGTGCGCGGCGCGACCGCATGCACCTCAGCGTGAACGGCCGGCCCATCCTCGCCCCACCCGAACTGGAGAAGGCCGTGATCGACGCGTACGCCGAACTGCTTCCGGCCGGCGCGGCGCCCCTGTGCGTGCTGAACCTCACCGTGAACCCCGAGGACCACAACCCCAACGTCCACCCCGCGAAACAGGTCGTGGCCCTGGCCGACCTGCCCGCCCTGACCGGCCGGGTGCGGGACGCCGTGGCGCAGGCCCTCGCGGCGCACCCGCTGGCCCGGCACGCCCCCGCCCCGCTGCCCGTCACGGACCCCGCGCACGCCCCGCAGCACCCGGCCTTCCCGGCGCTGGAACTGCTGGGCCTGTACCAGGACCTGTACCTGCTCGCGCAGGCCGAGGGCGACCTTTGGATCGTGGATGCCCACGCCGCGCACGAACGCGCGCTGTTCGAGCAGTTCACCCGCGACCTGGGAAGCGCGTCGCCCCACGAACTGCCGGAACCCGAACTGCTGCACCTGACCCCCGCCCAGACCGCCCGCCTGCATGAACGCGACGCCGAGCTGCGCGCCTGGGGCCTGACCATCGAGGCGTTCGGCGCCGGCCTGGCCCGGCTGCGCACCCTGCCCGCCACCCTGGCGCCGCTGCCGGTGCCCCGGCTGCACGAACTGATCGTGGAAGCGGCCCTGGGGGACCACCCGGACCCCCGCCGGGACGTGCTGGGCCGCCTCGCCTGCGCGCCCGCCCTGAAGGCCGGGGAGATCACCCTGACGGCCGGGCGGGGCATCCTGGCCGCCCTGAACGCCTGCGAGCAGCCGTGGTCGTGCCCGCACGGCCGGCCCACCGTGCTGCGCCTCTCCGAACGCGACCTCGCGCACGCCTTCGGGCGCCGGGGCGTGCGGGACGTCGCCCGGGGCCGTGACGAGACCGCCCGCGCCGCAGTCGTCGCCGCCGCCGGCCGAACTCAGTAA
- a CDS encoding FAD-binding oxidoreductase, producing MQETALSALRARFGEAFSVSAAVREAHARDESRLDFHLPDGVLHARSEQDVVDALALARQHRFPVTPFAAGSSLEGQIVPVHGGLSLDVTGMNAVLGIEPGGFQATVQPGVPYPELNRQARRHGLFWAVDPGAEATLGGMASTNASGTGAVRYGTTRDNVLEMRVALMDGRMIRVGSRARKTSAGYDLKHLFIGAEGTLGVITELTVRLWPLPEELLALRCTFPTVREAAECAVLVMGAALNPERLELMDEPMIAAVNRHLGRTYPEQPTLWIELAAASPAALQDALEVCRALCLDAGAQDVATATAAEERRALWEARHKAYTAMSAQYPGHAQLSTDACVPLHRLPDVLDFTRQRCLDRGLNTSFVGHVGDGNFHVLFHAPPDDHATWAAIHATYDELMQATLAAGGTCTGEHGVGLHKQKYLAQEHGDTLDVMRDLKRLFDPHGLLNPGKILPDPAG from the coding sequence ATGCAGGAAACGGCACTCTCGGCGCTGCGCGCCCGGTTCGGGGAAGCCTTCAGCGTCAGCGCCGCCGTGCGCGAGGCGCACGCGCGGGACGAAAGCCGCCTGGACTTCCACCTGCCGGACGGCGTGCTGCACGCCCGCAGCGAACAGGACGTGGTGGACGCCCTGGCCCTGGCCCGGCAGCACCGCTTCCCGGTCACGCCATTCGCGGCGGGCAGCAGCCTGGAAGGCCAGATCGTGCCCGTCCACGGCGGCCTGTCGCTGGACGTCACGGGCATGAACGCCGTGCTGGGCATCGAACCGGGCGGGTTCCAGGCGACCGTGCAGCCCGGCGTGCCCTACCCGGAACTCAACCGGCAGGCGCGGCGGCACGGCCTGTTCTGGGCGGTGGACCCGGGCGCGGAGGCCACACTTGGCGGCATGGCGTCCACGAACGCCAGCGGCACCGGCGCGGTGCGGTACGGCACCACCCGCGACAATGTCCTGGAAATGCGGGTCGCGCTGATGGACGGCCGGATGATCCGGGTGGGCAGCCGCGCCCGCAAGACCAGCGCCGGGTACGACCTGAAACACCTGTTCATCGGCGCGGAGGGCACCCTGGGCGTCATCACGGAACTCACCGTGCGGCTGTGGCCCCTGCCGGAGGAACTGCTGGCGCTGCGCTGCACGTTCCCCACCGTCCGCGAGGCCGCAGAGTGCGCGGTGCTGGTGATGGGCGCCGCGCTGAACCCGGAACGCCTGGAACTGATGGACGAGCCCATGATCGCCGCCGTGAACCGCCACCTGGGCCGCACGTACCCCGAGCAGCCGACCCTGTGGATCGAACTGGCCGCCGCCAGCCCCGCTGCCCTGCAGGACGCGCTGGAGGTGTGCCGCGCCCTGTGCCTGGACGCCGGCGCACAGGACGTGGCCACCGCCACCGCCGCCGAGGAACGCCGCGCCCTGTGGGAGGCCCGCCACAAGGCCTACACGGCCATGAGCGCCCAGTACCCCGGGCACGCGCAGCTCAGCACGGACGCCTGCGTGCCCCTGCACCGCCTGCCGGACGTGCTGGACTTCACCCGCCAGCGCTGCCTGGACCGCGGCCTGAACACCAGTTTCGTCGGGCACGTCGGGGACGGGAACTTCCATGTGCTGTTCCACGCGCCCCCGGACGACCACGCCACCTGGGCCGCCATTCACGCCACCTACGACGAGCTGATGCAGGCCACCCTGGCGGCCGGCGGGACCTGTACCGGCGAGCACGGCGTCGGCCTGCACAAGCAGAAGTACCTCGCGCAGGAGCACGGGGATACCCTGGACGTCATGCGGGACCTCAAGCGCCTGTTCGACCCGCACGGCCTGCTCAACCCCGGCAAGATCCTCCCGGACCCGGCGGGGTGA
- a CDS encoding alpha-hydroxy acid oxidase, translated as MSSPLPGPPDLNALLNLAEIEAAGRARMTLEAMTYYAGGANDEHTLRANRESFARLKLLPRVLVDVSEIDTRAAVLGQMLSFPVGIAPSAMHGLAHPDAELGTARAAAQAGSLMTLSTMSTSTIEDVAQAAAGRLWFQLYLYRDREVSREVVRRAAAAGARALVLTVDAPQLGRREGLKRHPLYLPDTLTLPNVGPRRPGTEHLTPIDHFNSLLDPSLSWQDLDWLRGVTDLPIVLKGIHSPADAERAAERGCHVWLSNHGGRQLDTAVTPLDVLPETRRRVGDRAEVYLDGGVTRGTDLVKALALGADAVFLGRAALWGLAAGGQAGVEHTLALLHDEFRLAMALCGVTRVTDLTPDLIWRE; from the coding sequence ATGTCCTCTCCCCTGCCCGGCCCGCCTGACCTGAACGCCCTGCTGAACCTCGCCGAGATCGAGGCGGCCGGGCGCGCGCGCATGACGCTGGAGGCCATGACGTACTACGCCGGCGGCGCGAACGACGAGCACACCCTGCGCGCCAACCGCGAGAGCTTCGCGCGGCTGAAACTGCTGCCGCGGGTGCTGGTGGACGTCAGTGAGATCGACACGCGCGCCGCGGTGCTGGGACAGATGCTGAGTTTCCCGGTGGGCATCGCGCCCAGCGCCATGCACGGCCTCGCCCACCCGGACGCCGAACTGGGCACCGCGCGCGCCGCCGCGCAGGCCGGCAGCCTGATGACGCTCTCCACCATGAGCACCAGCACCATCGAGGACGTCGCCCAGGCTGCGGCCGGGCGGCTGTGGTTCCAGCTGTACCTGTACCGCGACCGCGAGGTGAGCCGCGAGGTGGTCCGGCGGGCCGCGGCGGCCGGCGCGCGGGCGCTGGTCCTCACCGTGGACGCCCCGCAGCTCGGCCGGCGCGAGGGCCTGAAACGCCACCCCCTGTACCTGCCCGACACCCTCACCCTCCCCAACGTTGGGCCGCGCCGGCCCGGCACGGAGCACCTCACGCCCATCGACCATTTCAACAGCCTGCTGGACCCCAGCCTGTCCTGGCAGGACCTCGACTGGCTGCGCGGCGTGACGGACCTGCCCATCGTCCTGAAAGGCATTCACTCGCCGGCCGACGCGGAGCGGGCCGCGGAGCGCGGCTGTCACGTGTGGCTCAGCAACCACGGCGGACGGCAGCTCGACACCGCCGTGACGCCCCTGGACGTCCTGCCCGAAACCCGGCGCCGCGTCGGCGACCGCGCCGAGGTGTACCTGGACGGCGGCGTCACCCGCGGCACGGACCTCGTGAAGGCCCTGGCCCTCGGCGCGGACGCCGTGTTCCTGGGCCGGGCGGCGCTGTGGGGCCTCGCGGCCGGCGGGCAGGCCGGCGTGGAACACACCCTGGCCCTGCTGCACGACGAATTCCGGCTGGCGATGGCGCTGTGCGGCGTGACCCGCGTGACCGACCTGACCCCCGACCTGATCTGGCGAGAGTAA
- a CDS encoding TetR/AcrR family transcriptional regulator, producing the protein MSRSAGPGTREKTYHHGQLREALLNAAHEILDAQGAAALSLREIARHAGVSHAAPYHHFPDKQHLLQAVAERCLVQFNEAQEAAASGQPTAAQAILAIGEAYVAYAAARPHAFQLIFDPAICTPGQPSPLTPIIEHSHDQRRALVTRAIQEGSLPDRPVPDLTDALWATVHGLADLVILGHLPASRAPALLAALLPRP; encoded by the coding sequence ATGTCAAGATCGGCTGGCCCCGGCACCCGCGAGAAGACCTACCACCACGGCCAGCTCCGCGAGGCCCTCCTGAACGCCGCCCACGAGATCCTCGACGCGCAGGGCGCCGCGGCGCTGAGCCTGCGCGAGATCGCCCGGCACGCCGGCGTCAGCCACGCCGCCCCCTACCATCACTTCCCCGACAAACAGCACCTCCTGCAGGCGGTCGCCGAACGCTGCCTCGTGCAGTTCAACGAGGCTCAGGAGGCCGCGGCCTCCGGGCAGCCCACGGCCGCGCAGGCCATTCTCGCCATCGGCGAGGCATACGTGGCCTACGCCGCCGCCCGCCCCCACGCCTTCCAGCTGATCTTCGACCCGGCCATCTGCACGCCCGGCCAGCCCAGCCCCCTCACCCCGATCATCGAGCACAGCCACGACCAGCGCCGCGCGCTGGTCACCCGCGCCATTCAGGAGGGCAGCCTGCCCGACCGGCCCGTGCCGGACCTCACGGACGCCCTGTGGGCCACCGTGCACGGCCTCGCGGACCTGGTGATCCTCGGGCATCTGCCCGCCAGCCGCGCCCCCGCGCTGCTGGCCGCCCTGCTGCCCCGGCCCTGA
- a CDS encoding NAD(P)H-dependent oxidoreductase, giving the protein MRTLVILGHPNPDSYCAALARSYADSARQAGAHVDLLDLSSLHFDPHLHGGYHADQPLEPDLQRAQQLIRQADHLCLVTATWWSSMPALLKGFIDRVFLPGFAFRYRPGRMLPEQLLRGRSARVIVTTDTPPLLLRTLLGDPTLRSLSQGVLAFCGYRVRSTRLGPIRGSSDMQRAAWLDRTARLARQDHARRAARPALA; this is encoded by the coding sequence GTGCGCACCCTTGTCATCCTCGGCCACCCCAACCCCGACAGCTACTGCGCCGCCCTCGCCCGCAGCTACGCCGACAGCGCCCGCCAGGCCGGCGCGCACGTGGACCTCCTCGACCTCTCCTCCCTTCACTTCGATCCCCACCTCCACGGCGGCTACCACGCCGACCAGCCCCTGGAGCCCGACCTGCAGCGCGCCCAGCAGCTGATTCGGCAGGCCGACCACCTGTGCCTCGTCACCGCCACCTGGTGGAGTTCCATGCCCGCCCTGCTCAAGGGCTTCATCGACCGCGTCTTCCTGCCCGGCTTCGCGTTCCGCTACCGGCCCGGCCGGATGCTTCCCGAACAGCTTCTCCGGGGCCGCAGCGCGCGCGTGATCGTCACCACCGACACCCCACCTCTGCTGCTGCGCACCCTGCTGGGCGACCCCACCCTGCGCAGCCTCAGCCAGGGCGTGCTCGCCTTCTGCGGCTACCGCGTCCGCAGCACGCGGCTCGGGCCCATTCGCGGCAGCAGCGACATGCAGCGCGCCGCCTGGCTGGACCGCACCGCCCGGCTGGCCCGGCAGGACCACGCCAGACGAGCCGCCCGGCCCGCCCTCGCCTGA
- the mutS gene encoding DNA mismatch repair protein MutS, producing MAVGGAQSVLKGTGRGALPPMLEQYVALRDEHADFLLLFQVGDFYETFGEDAERCARLLGLALTHKSSKDFSTPMAGIPVRALDQHVERLLAQGVRVAVADQVEEPGAGLVDRKVTQLLTPGTVTEERHLTADENFLAAVATGDGYALALLDVSTGEFRCAAFHTRTALYDELARHRAREVLLAPELSGNAALLADFQARFPVMLSPANFEEAAARTELSTVLGDVPGTLGTPALLRACGAVLGYARVTQQGHLEMVRRVVRFEPGAHMRLPDAAVRALEVFQAQSPQGLTLMDVLGGTRTAGGRRRLRAWLRAPLLDELSIRARLDAVEGLTRTPDLRGGVRALLYRAHDLERLAARVATGRATPREVAALARTLDLLPEAVALLSGQDGLLGAVRARLGGLPDVVTQIRAALVDDPPLRLGDGDLIREGFHAQLDALRAESLGHRAWMADLETRERQRTGIGSLKVGFNNVFGYYLEVTGPHLGKVPADYRQIATLKDRARFTRPDLREREREIARLDAAAARLETEVFTELRASLGAHAEALLEAAGALADLDVLGALAELAAERGWVRPQTASAHARLTQARHPVVEHASAAPFVPNDAHLDDTRHALLLTGPNMAGKSTYLRTVALCALLHQIGSFLPADHAELPVYDAIHTRIGASDDLAGGRSTFMVEMNELAAILHGATRRSLVILDEVGRGTSTLDGLAIAQAALEHLHTTGAHTLFATHYFELTRLENDLPGLVNLHVAAEEDERQGLTFYHQVIPGAARQSYGVEVARLAGLPAPVVARAGKLLTALNTQGDDRKLVRELAALDLGRLTPMQALELLHAWQRELREGAELPA from the coding sequence ATGGCTGTTGGTGGGGCACAGAGCGTCCTGAAGGGCACCGGGCGGGGCGCGCTTCCCCCGATGCTGGAGCAGTACGTGGCGCTGCGTGACGAGCACGCGGATTTCCTGCTGCTGTTTCAGGTGGGCGACTTTTACGAGACGTTCGGTGAGGACGCCGAACGCTGCGCGCGGCTGCTGGGCCTGGCGCTGACGCACAAGAGCAGCAAGGATTTCAGCACGCCGATGGCCGGGATTCCCGTGCGGGCGCTGGACCAGCACGTGGAGCGGCTGCTTGCGCAGGGCGTGCGGGTGGCGGTGGCGGATCAGGTGGAGGAGCCCGGGGCGGGACTCGTGGACCGTAAGGTGACGCAGCTGCTCACGCCTGGCACCGTCACGGAGGAGCGGCACCTGACGGCGGACGAGAATTTCCTGGCGGCGGTCGCCACGGGGGACGGGTACGCGCTGGCGCTGCTGGACGTCAGCACCGGGGAGTTCCGCTGCGCGGCCTTCCACACCCGTACCGCGCTGTATGACGAACTGGCGCGGCACCGCGCGCGGGAGGTGCTGCTCGCGCCGGAACTGTCGGGGAACGCGGCGCTGCTCGCGGACTTTCAAGCGCGGTTTCCGGTCATGCTGTCCCCAGCGAACTTCGAGGAGGCGGCCGCCCGCACCGAGCTGTCCACCGTGCTGGGGGACGTGCCGGGCACGCTGGGCACCCCGGCGCTGCTCCGCGCATGCGGCGCAGTGCTGGGCTACGCGCGGGTGACGCAGCAGGGGCACCTGGAGATGGTGCGCCGCGTGGTGCGCTTCGAGCCGGGCGCGCACATGCGCCTCCCGGACGCCGCCGTGCGTGCCCTGGAGGTCTTCCAGGCGCAGTCCCCGCAGGGCCTGACGCTGATGGACGTCCTGGGCGGTACGCGCACCGCCGGGGGGCGCCGGCGCCTACGGGCGTGGCTGCGGGCGCCGCTGCTCGACGAGCTGAGCATCCGCGCCCGGCTGGACGCCGTGGAGGGCCTGACCCGCACCCCGGACCTGCGGGGGGGCGTGCGGGCGCTGCTGTACCGCGCGCACGATCTGGAACGTCTCGCGGCGCGCGTCGCCACCGGCCGCGCCACGCCGCGCGAGGTGGCGGCCCTGGCCCGCACGCTGGACCTGCTGCCGGAAGCGGTGGCGCTGCTCTCCGGGCAGGATGGGCTGCTGGGCGCCGTGCGTGCGCGGCTGGGCGGCCTGCCGGACGTGGTGACGCAGATCCGCGCGGCCCTGGTGGACGACCCGCCCCTGCGCCTGGGCGACGGGGACCTGATCCGCGAGGGCTTCCACGCCCAACTGGACGCCCTGCGCGCCGAGTCCCTGGGGCACCGCGCCTGGATGGCGGACCTGGAAACCCGCGAACGCCAGCGGACCGGGATCGGCAGCCTGAAGGTGGGGTTCAATAACGTGTTCGGCTACTACCTGGAGGTGACCGGCCCGCACCTGGGCAAGGTGCCCGCCGACTACCGCCAGATCGCCACGTTGAAGGATCGCGCGCGCTTCACCCGCCCGGACCTGCGCGAACGGGAGCGGGAGATCGCGCGCCTGGACGCCGCTGCCGCCCGACTGGAGACGGAGGTGTTCACGGAATTGCGCGCGTCCCTGGGCGCGCACGCCGAGGCGCTGCTGGAAGCCGCCGGGGCCCTGGCGGACCTGGACGTGCTGGGCGCCCTGGCGGAGCTTGCCGCCGAGCGCGGCTGGGTGAGACCCCAGACCGCCAGTGCCCACGCCCGCCTGACGCAGGCGCGGCACCCGGTCGTGGAGCACGCCAGCGCCGCGCCGTTCGTGCCCAACGACGCGCACCTGGACGACACCCGGCACGCCCTGCTGCTCACCGGTCCGAACATGGCCGGCAAGAGCACCTACCTGCGCACCGTGGCCCTGTGCGCCCTGCTGCACCAGATCGGGTCCTTCCTGCCTGCCGATCACGCCGAGCTGCCCGTGTACGACGCCATCCACACCCGCATCGGCGCCTCCGACGACCTCGCCGGGGGGCGCAGCACGTTCATGGTCGAGATGAACGAACTGGCCGCCATCCTGCACGGGGCCACCCGCCGCAGCCTCGTGATCCTCGACGAGGTCGGGCGCGGCACCAGCACCCTGGACGGCCTCGCCATCGCGCAGGCGGCCCTGGAACACCTGCACACCACCGGCGCGCACACCCTGTTCGCCACGCACTACTTCGAGCTCACGCGCCTGGAAAACGACCTGCCCGGCCTCGTGAACCTGCACGTGGCCGCCGAGGAGGACGAGCGGCAGGGCCTGACCTTCTACCACCAGGTGATTCCCGGCGCCGCCCGGCAGAGTTACGGCGTGGAGGTCGCCCGGCTGGCCGGCCTGCCCGCGCCGGTGGTGGCGCGCGCCGGCAAGCTGCTCACCGCGCTGAACACCCAGGGCGACGACCGGAAACTCGTGCGGGAACTCGCCGCGCTGGACCTGGGGCGCCTCACGCCCATGCAGGCGCTGGAACTGCTGCACGCCTGGCAGCGTGAACTGCGCGAGGGCGCGGAACTTCCGGCCTGA
- a CDS encoding 4a-hydroxytetrahydrobiopterin dehydratase yields MSRRRLTPDEIAAQLPEAWTAHDTWLERTLTFPTYRAGLECAVRIAEHAEAVDHHPDLLLGYRVLTVRYTTHDRGGVTSHDVAGAAFVNGLLGAAG; encoded by the coding sequence ATGTCCCGCCGCCGCCTGACCCCCGACGAGATCGCCGCCCAGCTGCCCGAGGCGTGGACCGCGCACGACACGTGGCTGGAGCGCACCCTGACCTTTCCCACATACCGGGCGGGCCTGGAGTGCGCGGTGAGGATCGCGGAGCACGCTGAGGCGGTGGACCACCACCCGGACCTGCTGCTCGGGTACCGGGTTCTCACCGTGCGGTACACCACGCACGACCGGGGCGGCGTGACCAGTCACGACGTCGCCGGCGCCGCGTTCGTGAACGGTCTGCTCGGGGCGGCCGGGTGA
- a CDS encoding thioesterase family protein, which produces MSLPREEFTLGALDWAAFPALRQHEITLTATAADLDDMGHVNNTVYLGWCEAVARAHAASQGMDTPALMALGAVPLARQHTIRYLRPALLGDSVRVRTLLLNHSGPRSTRVYTVDRLGSGEPERLAECRTDWVWVDPATGRPKRAPVEVARRFGLA; this is translated from the coding sequence GTGAGCCTGCCCCGTGAGGAGTTCACGCTGGGCGCGCTGGACTGGGCGGCTTTCCCGGCGTTGCGGCAGCACGAGATCACCCTGACGGCCACGGCGGCGGACCTGGACGATATGGGGCACGTGAACAACACGGTGTACCTGGGGTGGTGCGAGGCGGTCGCCCGCGCGCATGCGGCCAGCCAGGGCATGGACACGCCGGCGCTGATGGCGCTGGGGGCGGTGCCGCTGGCGCGGCAGCACACCATCCGGTATCTGCGCCCCGCGCTGCTGGGTGACAGCGTGCGCGTGCGGACGCTGCTGCTGAATCACAGTGGCCCCCGCAGCACGCGCGTGTACACCGTGGACCGCCTGGGTTCCGGGGAACCGGAGCGGCTGGCGGAGTGCCGCACCGACTGGGTGTGGGTGGACCCGGCCACCGGCCGCCCGAAGCGCGCGCCGGTGGAGGTCGCCCGGCGTTTCGGGCTGGCGTGA
- a CDS encoding cyclase family protein, producing the protein MTLLDISRTLTPGHPNWPGDADFTVDPGMRIDAGDSVNTGILRTSTHTGTHVDAPWHYDDAGARLHELPLDVYVGPCQVLTVYGTDAVDAAALRNLPATLPPRLLLNTGQPAHWATFPTDFRALTPAFIREAARRGVRLIGTDSPSVDPLDSKTLDAHHACRETRTLILEGLNLHGVPDGHYELTCLPLPLHGADGAPARAILRPL; encoded by the coding sequence ATGACGCTGCTGGACATCTCGCGCACCCTCACGCCCGGCCACCCGAACTGGCCCGGCGACGCCGACTTCACCGTGGACCCCGGCATGCGCATCGATGCCGGAGACAGCGTGAACACCGGCATCCTGCGCACCAGCACGCACACCGGCACGCACGTGGACGCCCCCTGGCACTACGACGACGCCGGCGCCCGACTGCACGAACTGCCCCTGGACGTGTACGTCGGGCCCTGCCAGGTGCTCACCGTGTACGGCACGGACGCCGTGGACGCCGCCGCGCTGCGCAACCTCCCGGCCACCCTGCCCCCACGGTTGCTGCTGAACACCGGCCAGCCCGCCCACTGGGCCACCTTCCCCACCGACTTCCGCGCCCTGACGCCCGCCTTCATCCGCGAAGCGGCGCGGCGCGGCGTGCGCCTGATCGGCACGGACTCCCCCAGCGTGGACCCCCTGGACAGCAAGACCCTGGACGCCCACCACGCCTGCCGCGAAACCCGCACACTGATCCTGGAAGGCCTGAACCTGCACGGCGTCCCGGACGGCCACTACGAACTGACCTGCCTGCCGCTGCCCCTGCACGGTGCGGACGGCGCGCCCGCCCGCGCGATTCTGCGCCCCCTGTAA